Proteins encoded within one genomic window of Eleutherodactylus coqui strain aEleCoq1 chromosome 1, aEleCoq1.hap1, whole genome shotgun sequence:
- the LOC136607726 gene encoding zinc finger protein 420-like, with amino-acid sequence MQKTSNEITKRILNFTLEIIYLLTGEDYTIVKKTSGDGATPNSHLHESGGWSKSQSPITEAPPHLPIHEQKILELTNKISELLTGEVPIRCQDVAVYFSMEEWEYLEAHKDLYKDVKIENHQPPISQDNPSQNSVENLMSSPNYKVEDEDIVQHSTRENLLTLHLQPGHHSTDEKPYSCSESGIYLTDQFNCILHERSHPGQKQFPCSECENSFITKAKDHSLIHSEQKTFSSSDCGKYFMLKSAPVKHQRIHTAGTSYSCSRCGKCFMRESYLVRHDEIHVGVRPFSCSKCGKCILDNPSLVGHQKNNTGEKWFPCLECGKCFIRKLELVRHQRTHTGEKPFSCSECGKCFTSKSSVVSHQRIHTGEKRFPCLECGKCFTSKSSVVSHQRTHTGEKPFPCSECGKCFTSKSSVVLHQRIHTGEKPYSCSECGKCFIEQSSLLKHQRIHTGEKPYSCSECGKCFIDQSSLLKHQRNHTGEKPFSCSECGKCFTSKSSVVSHQKIHTGEKPFPCSECGKCFTSKSSVVSHQRIHTGEKPYSCSECGKCFIDQSSLLKHQRNHTGEKPFPCLECGKCFRIKSELVTHQRNHTGEKPYSCSECGKCFIDKTRLLKHQRIHTEDKPFSCLECGKCFRIKSDLVRHQRIHTGEKPFSCSECGKCFTNKSHLVTHLRNHTGEKPYSCSECGKCFIDKSSLLKHQRNHTEDKRFSCLECGKCFRIKSDLVRHQRIHTGEKPFSCSECGKCFTKKSDLVRHQRMHTGEKPYSCSGCGKCFIDKSSLLKHQRNHTGEKPFPCLECGKCFRIKSELVRHQRIHMREKQYS; translated from the exons gattacacaatagtgaagaagacatcaGGTGACGGTGcgactcccaacagccatctccatgagtcaggaggatggagcaagagccagagccccatcacagaggctcctcctcacttaccgatacatgagcagaagatcctagaacttaccAACAAGATCagtgagctgctgactggagag gttcctataaggtgtcaggatgtcgctgtctatttctccatggaggagtgggagtatttagaagcacacaaggatctgtacaaggacgtcaagATAGAGAACCACCAGCCTCCTATATCACAGG ATAATCCTAGTCAGAACTCTGTGGAAAACCTCATGTCATCACCCAattataaagtagaagatgaagatattgTGCAGCACTCTACAAGAGAAAACCTCCTTACCCTTCACTTACAGCCAGGACATCACAGTACAGATGAGAAGCCATACTCCTGTTCAGAAAGTGGGATATATCTTACAGATCAATTTAATTGTATTCTACATGAAAGAAGTCACCCAGGGCAGAAGCAGTTTCCATGCTCAGAATGTGAAAATTCCTTCATAACTAAAGCCAAAGATCATTCGTTAATTCATTCTGAGCAAAAAACTTTTTCcagttcagattgtgggaaatattttatgtTAAAATCAGCGcctgttaaacatcagagaattcacacagcagGAACGTCATATTCATGTTCaagatgtgggaaatgttttatgagAGAATCATATCTTGTAAGACATGACGAAATTCACGTAGGAGTGCGTCCATTTTCGtgttcaaaatgtgggaaatgtaTTCTTGATAATCCAAGCCTTGTTGGACATCAGAAAAATAATACAGGAGAGAAGTGGTTTccttgtttagaatgtgggaagtgttttataaGAAAATTAgagcttgttagacatcagagaactcacacgggagagaagccattttcatgttcagaatgtgggaaatgttttacaagtaAATCATCtgttgtttcacatcagagaattcatacaggagagaagcggtttccttgtttagaatgtgggaaatgttttacaagtaAATCATCtgttgtttcacatcagagaactcacacaggagagaagccatttccatgttcagaatgtgggaaatgttttacaagtaAATCATCTGTtgttttacatcagagaattcatacaggagagaagccttattcatgttcagaatgtgggaagtgttttattgAACAATCAAGCCtccttaaacatcagagaattcatacaggagagaagccttattcatgttcagaatgtgggaagtgttttattgATCAATCAAGCCTACttaaacatcagagaaatcacacaggagagaagccgttttcatgttcagaatgtgggaaatgttttacaagtaAATCATCTGTTGTttcacatcagaaaattcacacaggagagaagccatttccatgttcagaatgtgggaaatgttttacaagtaAATCATCtgttgtttcacatcagagaattcatacaggagagaagccttattcatgttcagaatgtgggaagtgttttattgATCAATCAAGCCTCCttaaacatcagagaaatcacacaggagagaagccgtttccttgtttagaatgtgggaaatgttttagaataaaatcagaacttgttacacatcagagaaatcatacaggagagaagccttattcTTGTtcggaatgtggaaaatgttttattgaTAAAACAAGGCtccttaaacatcagagaattcacacagaagataagccattttcttgtttagaatgtgggaaatgttttagaataaaatcagatcttgttagacatcaaagaattcacacaggagagaagccattttcatgttcagaatgtgggaaatgttttacaaataaatcacatcttgttacacatctgagaaatcatacaggagagaagccttattcTTGTtcggaatgtggaaaatgttttattgaTAAATCAAGTCTCCttaaacatcagagaaatcacacagaagATAAGCGATTttcttgtttagaatgtgggaaatgttttagaataaaatcagatcttgttagacatcaaagaattcacacaggagagaagccattttcatgttcagaatgtgggaaatgttttacaaaaaaatcagatcttgttagacatcagagaatgcacacaggagagaagccttattcCTGTTCGGGATGCGGAAAATGTTTTATTGATAAATCAAGCCTCCTTAagcatcagagaaatcacaccggagagaagccgtttccttgtttagaatgtgggaaatgttttagaataaaatcagagcttgttagacatcagagaattcacatgaGAGAGAAGCAATATTCATAA